The Ranitomeya variabilis isolate aRanVar5 chromosome 7, aRanVar5.hap1, whole genome shotgun sequence genome includes a window with the following:
- the LOC143785957 gene encoding uncharacterized protein LOC143785957 translates to MASRDNSHTSHVPEEPSTNGIVNPSTSGTPGHSRADSPIAHRIRSRLGRQRRTEIAPFNITRRRQRRRPPRERSEDRNPSPVNIRLEVVNSAMLLLPTSRRLAQDPPETCTICLDDIVAGNEVSSMECSHSFHLACIGRWLLDNNTCPLCRHTNSQQEYLVHAYLENHGEIIVVANSPNMQNHPPITVLAFGTMRSLIYH, encoded by the exons ATGGCTTCGCGGGACAATTCTCATACTTCCCATGTCCCAGAAGAGCCTTCAACAAATGGGATTGTAAATCCATCTACATCAG GAACACCGGGGCATAGCAGGGCAGATTCCCCTATAGCTCATAGGATAAGGAGCAGGTTGGGCCGCCAAAGAAGGACGGAGATAGCGCCTTTCAATATTACAAGGAGGAGACAAAGAAGACGACCACCACGAGAAAGATCTGAGGACAGAAATCCATCCCCAGTTAACATCCGTCTTGAAGTGGTGAattcagcaatgctgttacttccAACCTCCAGAAGACTGGCCCAGGACCCACCTGAAACCTGCACAATCTGCCTGGATGACATTGTAGCTGGCAATGAAGTCAGCTCCATGGAGTGTTCCCACTCCTTCCACCTTGCCTGCATTGGCAGATGGCTGCTGGACAATAACACCTGTCCTCTTTGCAGGCACACCAACAGCCAGCAAGAGTATCTGGTCCATGCATATTTAGAGAACCACGGGGAAATTATTGTAGTAGCCAATAGCCCCAATATGCAAAACCACCCACCAATTACAGTACTTGCATTTGGCACAATGAGAAGCCTCATATACCACTGA